A stretch of DNA from Curtobacterium sp. MCBD17_035:
ATCACCAACTACGTGATGTTCGAACTGGGCCAGCCCCTGCACGGCTACGACCTCGGCGCGCTGCAGGGCGGGCTCACCGTCCGCCGCGCGACGCCGGGCGAGACCCTCGTGACCCTGGACGACGTCGAACGCCGACTCGACCCCGAGGACCTCGTCATCGCCGATGACGCCGGCCCGGTCGGGCTCGCGGGCGTCATGGGCGGCGCGCGCACCGAGATCGGAACGGGGACGACCGATGTCCTCATCGAGGCCGCCGGATTCGATCCGGTGTCCATCGCTCGGTCGGCCCGTCGGCACAAGCTCCCGAGCGAGGCCTCGAAGCGGTTCGAGCGGGGTGTGGACCCCCTCGTGGCCGAGGCTGCGGCGGCCCGCGCCGTCGAGCTCCTCGTCGAGCTCGCGGGTGGCACCGCGGACGACCTCGGATCGACGCTCGTCGATCGCTCGCCCCGCCCGGCGGTGTCGATGCGTCTCGATGCGCCCGAGTCCGTCGTCGGCGTGGCCTACACCGAGGCCGAGGTCGTCGAGACCCTCCGGTCCGTCGGCGCCGAGGTCACGACCGACGCGGATCTGCTCACCGTCACGCCGCCGTCATGGCGGCCGGACCTCGTCGACGACGTCTCGCTGATCGAGGAGGTCGCGCGCATCGTCGGCTACGCGCGGATCCCGAGCGTGCTGCCGGTCGCGCCGCCCGGACGTGGCCTCAGCCGTGCCCAGCGTGCCCGTCGCCGCGTCGTCGCGGCACTCGCGGCCCAGGGCCTGGTCGAGGTCGTGACGGCCCCGTTCGTCTCCACGGCGACGGCTGATGCGTTCCCCGGGATCGACGCGGCCGGCGGTCCGAGCGTCGCACTGGCGAACCCACTCGACAGCGAGCTGCACCTGCTCCGTCGTTCCGGTCTGCCCGGGCTCGTCGACATCGCCCGTCGCAACACGGCGCGAGGCCTCGTCGACGTCGCGGTGTTCGAGGCGGCCTCCGTGTTCCTGCCCGCCGTGGGGGCCGAACTCGGCACGACGACGATCCCGCGCGGTGCGGAGCGTCCCGACGACGCCACCCTCGCCGCGATGACCGCGTCGCTCCCGGCGCAGCCCACCCACGTGTCGGCCCTGCTGACGGGGTCGCGGCTCCTCAAGCAGCCCGGTGTGGCGGCCGAGCCGTACGGCGTCGCCGACGCGCTCGACGTGGCGCGGACGGTCGCGTGGGCGGTCGGCGCCGAGCTGACCGTCGCGCAGACGGAACACCCGTCGATGCATCCCGGCCGTGCGGCCCTGGTGTCGGTCGGCGATCACCCCGTCGGCGTGGTCGGCGAGCTCCTCCCGTCGACGACGGCCGACGCCGACCTGCCGCGCGTGGTCGCGGTGGTCGAACTCGACCTCGACGCCCTCGTGGCTGCGGCCCCCGCCGCGGTCCTGCCCGAGGCGATCGTCTCCTACCCCGCGGCGACGCAGGACCTGTCGCTGGTGGTCGACGTGGATGTCCCGGCGGGCGCGGTGCTCGACGCCGTCCGCGATGGCGCCGGTCCGCTGCTGGAGTATGCTCGCCTCGTGGACGACTACCGGGGCGCCGGCGTGACGGAGGGACAGAAGTCCCTGACCTTCGCGCTGCGGTTCCGCGCCACGGACCGCACGCTGACCGCCGCCGAGGCCACCGAGGCCCGAGACGGCGCCGTCCGACGTGCCGGCGAGCGATTCGGGGCGACCCTGCGCGACTGATCCACTCGGGATCAGCCTCGCCCGGGGTCGCCGCCTCCGACTCCCTCGACCGAAGTCCGATCATCAAGGTGGAACCCATGTCCGTATCCGTCGCCGTGGCGGGAGCCAGCGGCTACGCGGGTGGGGAGCTCCTGCGCGTGCTCTCCGCCCATCCCGAGTTCGACGTCAGGACGGTGACGGCGTTCTCGAACGCCGGACAACCGCTCATCGCGACACAGCCGCACCTCCGCTCGCTCGCACACCTCACCCTGACCGAGACCACCCCGGAGCAGCTGCGCGGGCACGACGTCGTGTTCCTCGCGCTGCCCCACGGCCAGTCCGGCGCGATCACCGAGCAGCTCGGGGACGACGCGCTCGTGGTCGACTGCGGTGCGGACCACCGTCTGACGGACCCGGCCGACTGGTCGGCGTTCTACGGCGGTGCGTACCACGGCGCGTGGACGTACGGTCTACCCGAACTCGTGCGGGCCGGCGGATCGGGCACCGCCGCCAAGCAACGGTCCGAGCTCGTCGGGACGAAGCGCATCGCAGTACCGGGGTGCAACGTCACCGCCGTGACCCTGGGGATCGCGCCCGGGGTCGCCGCGGGCGTCGTGGAGACGGACGACATCGTCGCGGTGCTGAGCGTCGGGCCGTCGGGTGCGGGCAAGAAGCTCGCGACGACCTACCTGGCCGCCGAGATCCTGGGGTCCGCGTCCGCCTACGCGGTCGGGGGCACGCACCGGCACGTGCCGGAGATCCAGCAGAACCTCCGCGTCGCCGGGGCCTCGTCGGTGCGGGTGTCCTTCACACCCGTGCTCGTCCCGATGGCCCGGGGCATCCTCGCGACCACGTCCGCGCGGCTCGCGCCCGGTGTGGGCGCGCACGACGTCCGGCTGGCCTGGGAACAGGCGTACGCCGACGAACCGTTCGTCCACCTCCTGCCCGAGGGCGAGTACCCGCGCGTCGCGGACACGGTCGGTGCGAACACGGCGCTCGTGGGCATCGCGGTCGACGAGGCCGCTCGACGCGTCGTCGCGATCTCGGCGCTCGACAACTTGGCCAAGGGCACGGCCGGTGCCGCTGTGCAGTCCACCAACATCGCGCTCGGTCTGCCGGAGACGCTCGGTCTCTCGATCGACGGAGTCGCCCCGTGAGCGCGGTGACCGACGGGACCGCGGTGCCGTCCCTCCAGGGCGTCACGGCCGCGGCCGGGTTCCGCGCGACGGGCGTGACCGCCGGCTTGAAGCCGAGTGGCAAGCCGGACGTCGCCCTCGTCGTCAACGACGGTCCGTCCGACGCGGTCGCCGCGGTGTTCACGAGCAACCGGGCGAAGGCGAACCCGGTCATCTGGTCCCAGCAGGTCGTCGCGGACGGCGTCGCGCGTGCGGTCGTCCTCAACTCGGGCGGTGCGAACTGCTTCACCGGGTCCTTCGGGTTCCAGACGACGCACCAGACGGCCGAGGCGGTGGCCGACGTCATCGGTGTCGGTGCAGCTGACGTCGTGGTGTGCTCGACCGGCCTCATCGGGGTCGGGGGCGAGGCCTTCCGCGAGGGCGTGCTCCGCGGTGTCGGACTGGCTGCCGCCGGGCTCAGCACGGACGGCGGTCCGGCGGCGGCCGAGGCGATCATCACCACCGACACGCACGCCAAGCAGTCGGTGGTGTCCGTCGACGGCTGGACGATCGGTGGCATGGCGAAGGGCGCCGGGATGCTCGCGCCCGGGCTCGCGACGATGCTCGTGGTGATCACGACGGATGCCGACCTGGCGTCGGACGCGCTGGACCAGGCCCTCCGCGCGGCAACACGCGTCACGTTCGACCGCGTCGACTCCGACGGCTGCATGTCCACGAACGACACGGTCGTGCTCATGGCCTCCGGCGCCTCCGGGACGACCCCCGAGGTCGGTGACTTCCAGGAGGCCCTCACCGCGGTGTGCGCGGACCTCGCGCGTCAGCTCCAGCAGGACGCCGAGGGCGCGAGTCACGACATCGCGATCGAGGTCGTCGGCGCGGCCAGCGAGGACGACGCGGTGACGGTCGGGCGCAGTGTCGCCCGCAACAACCTGTTCAAGGCCGCCGTGTTCGGCAACGACCCCAACTGGGGGCGGGTGCTCGCGGCGATCGGCACGACGGACGCCGAGTTCGACCCGTACGCGGTCGACGTCAGCATGAACGGGGTTCGCGTGTGTCACGCCGGCGCTCCGGACCGCCCGAGCGACCAGGTCGACCTGACGCCGCGCGACACGCACGTGCACATCGACCTCGGGGTCGGCCCCCACGCGGCGACGATCCTGACGAACGACCTGACGCACGACTACGTGCACGAGAACAGCGCGTACTCGAGCTGATGGCGAACGGAACACACGTGGACAACGACGGACTCCTCACCGAGGACCAGGAACTCGCCGCGGTCAAGGCCGCCACGCTCATCGAGTCGCTGCCCTGGATCAAGCGCTACTCCGGCAAGGTCGTCGTCGTGAAGTTCGGCGGCAACGCGATGGTGAACGACGACCTCAAGCGCGCGTTCGCCGAGGACATGGTCTACCTGCGCTACGCGGGGCTCCACCCGGTGGTGGTGCACGGTGGCGGCCCGCAGATCTCGGCCGCGCTCGAGCAACAGGGCATCGCGTCGGAGTTCCGTGGCGGGTACCGCGTGACCACGACCGAAGCGATCACGGTCGTGCGCGACGTCCTGGCCGGTGAGGTCAACCGCGAGATCGTCGACCTGCTCGACGAGCACGGCGCGGGACTCGGGGTCGGCGTGTCCGGCGACGGCGGCTCGTTGTTCTCCGGGCACAAGCGCGGTGTGGTCATCGACGGCGAGGAGTTCGACCTCGGTCACGTCGGCGACATCACCGAGGTCGACCCAACCGAGGTGCTCGCCGCGATCGAGGCCAACCGGATCCCGGTGGTGTCGAGCATCGCGATCGACGAGAGCGATCCGGAGCAGGCCCTCAACGTGAACGCCGACGCCGCGGCGGCAGCCCTGGCGATCGCGCTGCGCGCGTCGAAGCTCATGATGCTGACCGACGTGCCGGGGCTGTACCGGAACTGGCCCGACCGGGACTCCGTGATCGACCTCATCTCGGTCGACGAACTCCGGGAACTCCTGCCGAGCCTCGAGTCCGGCATGATCCCGAAGATGACCGCCTGTCTCGATGCCGTGGTCGCGGGCGTCGGCGGCGCGACCATCATCGACGGCCGTATCCCGCACTCCATCCTCCTCGAGGTGTTCACCCTGCGCGGTGCCGGCACCGAGGTCATCCCCAACGAACGACGCGCGCCCGGACACCCGGCCGCTGCTGACGAACGGAACGAAGCATGAGCATGACGACCCAGACTGGCTGGAACGACCGGTTCGGCGCGTCGCTCATGCGATCGCTGACCCCACCGAAGATCATGCTCGAGCGTGGCCGCGGCTGCCGGGTGTGGGACGTCGACGGCAAGGAGTACCTCGACTTCCTGGCGGGCATCGCCGTGAACTCGCTCGGTCATGCCCACCCCGCGGTGGTCGAGGCCGTGACGGACCAGGCGTCGAAGCTCATGCACGTGTCGAACTACTTCGCCACGCCGCCGCAGCTCGAGCTCGCGGAACGCCTCAAGCGCATCACCGGCGCGGGGGACGCGGGTCGCGTCTACTTCGGTAACTCCGGGGCCGAGGCGAACGAAGCCGCGTTCAAGCTCGCACGGCTGAACAAGGGCGACGGGTCCCGCACGCGGATCCTCGCGTTGCAGAACTCGTTCCACGGACGCACGATGGGTGCCCTCGCGCTCACCGGCAAGCCCGCCCTCCGCGAGGACTTCGAGCCGATGATCCCCGGGGTCGAACACATCGACTCCACCATCGAGGCGCTCGAGGCCGCGATCGACGACCATGTCGCCGCACTCGTGCTCGAACCGATCAAGGGCGAGGCCGGCGTCGTCGACCTGCCCGAGGGCTTCCTCGCGGCGGCGCGAGCGCTGACGGAGCAGCACGCCGCGTTGCTCATCCTCGACGAGATCCAGACCGGCGTGGGACGCACCGGGTCGTGGTTCGCCTTCCAGGGGCACGGGATCACGCCCGACGCGATCACGATCGCGAAGGGCATCGCCGGAGGCTTCCCGATCGGCGCACTCGTCACGTTCGGGTGGGCGTCCGACCTGTTCTCCGCAGGCCAGCACGGGTCCACCTTCGGCGGGAACCCGTTGGCGACGCGGGTCGCGAACGCAGTGCTCGGCGAGATCGAGACCACCGGGCTCGTGGAGGCGGCGCGCGGCAAGGGCGAGCGCATCCGCGCCGGGATCGCAGCCATCGGCAGCCCGCTCGTCGACGAGGTGCGGGGCGAGGGCCTCCTCGTCGGGATCGGACTCACCCGACCCGTCGCCCCCGCGATCAACACGGCCGCGCTCGAGCGCGGGCTCATCGTCAACGCTCCGAACGAGTCATCCATCCGGATCGCACCGCCGCTCATCGTGTCCGACGCCGAGATCGACGAGTTCCTGGTGATCCTCGCGCAGGCGATGGAGGCAGCGGCATGACCCGCCACTTCCTCCGGGACGACGACCTCACCCAGGCGGAGCAGCTCGAGATCCTCGACCTCGCCGCGGCGATGAAGGTCGACCGCTGGGGCGCGAAGCCGCTGGCGGGGCCCCAGAGCGTGGCGGTCATCTTCGACAAGTCCTCCACCCGGACGCGCGTGTCGTTCCACGTCGGCATCAGCGACCTCGGGGGCAGCCCGCTCATCATCTCCACCGCCAACAGTCAGCTCGGCGGCAAGGAGACCCCGTCCGACACGGCGCGCGTGCTCGAACGGATGGTGTCCGCCATCGTCTGGCGCACGTACGCGCAGGCCGGGCTCGAGGAGATGGCCGCCGGGACCACGGTGCCGGTCGTGAACGCGCTGTCCGACGACTTCCATCCCTGCCAGCTCCTCGCGGACCTCCTGACGATCCGCGAGCACCGGGGCACGCTCGCCGGCCAGACGATCGCCTTCGTCGGCGACGGCGCGAGCAA
This window harbors:
- the argC gene encoding N-acetyl-gamma-glutamyl-phosphate reductase, producing MSVSVAVAGASGYAGGELLRVLSAHPEFDVRTVTAFSNAGQPLIATQPHLRSLAHLTLTETTPEQLRGHDVVFLALPHGQSGAITEQLGDDALVVDCGADHRLTDPADWSAFYGGAYHGAWTYGLPELVRAGGSGTAAKQRSELVGTKRIAVPGCNVTAVTLGIAPGVAAGVVETDDIVAVLSVGPSGAGKKLATTYLAAEILGSASAYAVGGTHRHVPEIQQNLRVAGASSVRVSFTPVLVPMARGILATTSARLAPGVGAHDVRLAWEQAYADEPFVHLLPEGEYPRVADTVGANTALVGIAVDEAARRVVAISALDNLAKGTAGAAVQSTNIALGLPETLGLSIDGVAP
- the argF gene encoding ornithine carbamoyltransferase; amino-acid sequence: MTRHFLRDDDLTQAEQLEILDLAAAMKVDRWGAKPLAGPQSVAVIFDKSSTRTRVSFHVGISDLGGSPLIISTANSQLGGKETPSDTARVLERMVSAIVWRTYAQAGLEEMAAGTTVPVVNALSDDFHPCQLLADLLTIREHRGTLAGQTIAFVGDGASNMAQSYLLAGTTAGMHVRVAAPVAFAPDRQVVADAERVGARTGGSALVVTDPVAAVSGADVVVTDTWVSMGKEDEKQARLETFAGYRVDDELMAHAADDAVFMHCLPADRGYEVTEAVIDGPRSIIWDEAENRLHAQKALLAWLLDHAAD
- the argJ gene encoding bifunctional glutamate N-acetyltransferase/amino-acid acetyltransferase ArgJ, encoding MSAVTDGTAVPSLQGVTAAAGFRATGVTAGLKPSGKPDVALVVNDGPSDAVAAVFTSNRAKANPVIWSQQVVADGVARAVVLNSGGANCFTGSFGFQTTHQTAEAVADVIGVGAADVVVCSTGLIGVGGEAFREGVLRGVGLAAAGLSTDGGPAAAEAIITTDTHAKQSVVSVDGWTIGGMAKGAGMLAPGLATMLVVITTDADLASDALDQALRAATRVTFDRVDSDGCMSTNDTVVLMASGASGTTPEVGDFQEALTAVCADLARQLQQDAEGASHDIAIEVVGAASEDDAVTVGRSVARNNLFKAAVFGNDPNWGRVLAAIGTTDAEFDPYAVDVSMNGVRVCHAGAPDRPSDQVDLTPRDTHVHIDLGVGPHAATILTNDLTHDYVHENSAYSS
- the argB gene encoding acetylglutamate kinase, which produces MDNDGLLTEDQELAAVKAATLIESLPWIKRYSGKVVVVKFGGNAMVNDDLKRAFAEDMVYLRYAGLHPVVVHGGGPQISAALEQQGIASEFRGGYRVTTTEAITVVRDVLAGEVNREIVDLLDEHGAGLGVGVSGDGGSLFSGHKRGVVIDGEEFDLGHVGDITEVDPTEVLAAIEANRIPVVSSIAIDESDPEQALNVNADAAAAALAIALRASKLMMLTDVPGLYRNWPDRDSVIDLISVDELRELLPSLESGMIPKMTACLDAVVAGVGGATIIDGRIPHSILLEVFTLRGAGTEVIPNERRAPGHPAAADERNEA
- a CDS encoding acetylornithine transaminase; this translates as MSMTTQTGWNDRFGASLMRSLTPPKIMLERGRGCRVWDVDGKEYLDFLAGIAVNSLGHAHPAVVEAVTDQASKLMHVSNYFATPPQLELAERLKRITGAGDAGRVYFGNSGAEANEAAFKLARLNKGDGSRTRILALQNSFHGRTMGALALTGKPALREDFEPMIPGVEHIDSTIEALEAAIDDHVAALVLEPIKGEAGVVDLPEGFLAAARALTEQHAALLILDEIQTGVGRTGSWFAFQGHGITPDAITIAKGIAGGFPIGALVTFGWASDLFSAGQHGSTFGGNPLATRVANAVLGEIETTGLVEAARGKGERIRAGIAAIGSPLVDEVRGEGLLVGIGLTRPVAPAINTAALERGLIVNAPNESSIRIAPPLIVSDAEIDEFLVILAQAMEAAA
- the pheT gene encoding phenylalanine--tRNA ligase subunit beta; protein product: MRVPLRWLGESVDLPEDATLEHVHAALVSVGFEEEAEHAFDLTGPIVVGRVLERVPEPQKNGKTINWCQVDVGEPEPRGIVCGAHNFDVGDLVVVTLPGAVLPGPFPIAARKTYGHVSDGMIASARELGLGEDHDGILRFADLGMEPEVGADAVALLGLDDAAVEINVTPDRGYAFSIRGVAREYAHATGATFHDPAERPAPRSGDGFAVTIADDAPIRGNSGARTFVTRVVRGIDPTRPTPAWMIARLRLVGVRSISLPVDITNYVMFELGQPLHGYDLGALQGGLTVRRATPGETLVTLDDVERRLDPEDLVIADDAGPVGLAGVMGGARTEIGTGTTDVLIEAAGFDPVSIARSARRHKLPSEASKRFERGVDPLVAEAAAARAVELLVELAGGTADDLGSTLVDRSPRPAVSMRLDAPESVVGVAYTEAEVVETLRSVGAEVTTDADLLTVTPPSWRPDLVDDVSLIEEVARIVGYARIPSVLPVAPPGRGLSRAQRARRRVVAALAAQGLVEVVTAPFVSTATADAFPGIDAAGGPSVALANPLDSELHLLRRSGLPGLVDIARRNTARGLVDVAVFEAASVFLPAVGAELGTTTIPRGAERPDDATLAAMTASLPAQPTHVSALLTGSRLLKQPGVAAEPYGVADALDVARTVAWAVGAELTVAQTEHPSMHPGRAALVSVGDHPVGVVGELLPSTTADADLPRVVAVVELDLDALVAAAPAAVLPEAIVSYPAATQDLSLVVDVDVPAGAVLDAVRDGAGPLLEYARLVDDYRGAGVTEGQKSLTFALRFRATDRTLTAAEATEARDGAVRRAGERFGATLRD